A segment of the Cotesia glomerata isolate CgM1 linkage group LG2, MPM_Cglom_v2.3, whole genome shotgun sequence genome:
CCCTAGAAAACAGATATTCGCATACGGGGTTGTGGGATACCCAGTCCATCGGTCATCGACGTTTCGcgagttctaaaaattttcacgattttattttaaagcaCCACATCTTAGCACAATAacaaaagatattttaaagCTCATCTCTAAcgtgtttaattaaaaataattttttttatttggctGTTATAAGCTCTCTAAGttgtttattattcaaatcaaGTGACCACTATACTAGTTATTGATTCCTGAGTCATTGCATTTTACACcgcttaatattattttattatttatttatttattcaactttctatatatttcatatattacaaagtattactttttttttaccagcCATTTTGTACAGCTTATTTTTTACActacagaaagaaaaattaaatttaataaatttaaattaagtgaaaaaaaaaataatcaaaatgaaAGTTggattgttgaaaaattttttgcattgTTTCAATTTGAAACAAGGTACTTTATTAATTGCCATCTTACAACTGGTAAGTTGTCTTTTAtactcataattttattacaaaatattttttctgcttAATAATATCGTGATTTATTGTGAACAGTTCATATCAGGAATTATTATGACTTTCTTCCTGTTGGCTTTGGCACACGCAATGGACATACAAGAAATGGTTGCCAGAGACTCTGAAGAGGCACTTGAACGTGAAGCTATGGAAGCTATATCATCAATGCATCAAAATACCAAAAGAATGGATATTGCCCATCATAATGCAAcaggtttttttattatttcaactcTTCATGTTTGACATTTATTATgacaaatattcaaaattataaataacatatttttaatcctTAAATTACTGActagtgattttttaattacaaggattttaaaaatattaataaaaaattaattacttttgcatatttatcatgatatattcaataaaatagtGACTTATTAacacaaatttataaaatttaattatttattacagaaaAAGTTTATTCAATGTATTGTGGATTAGTCATATCAGTGATACATTTTATATCAACAATATTGCTCCTCTATGGAATTTTAATCGTAAGTATTGTAATGATAGTATTGAAATacatagataaattttaataattaaagaagtTAGAACTAAAAGGTAAAAGTGAATACAAAAacgttatttttttgttacttacTCTAaagattttaatgattttttttttttttttttaaacagaaCAATCGTCATTTTATGGCACCTTGGATGATGGTAATGATGACAACAATCGTTGCTCTATTCTTATCATTATTCCTCGTACAACAAGACTGTCCTTTTATTGCAATACTCGGTGGTAAAGCTGATATGACTGAacgtaagtaaaaaaatattttaataaggGACTGAAGTTTTCTGTCtgttatcataaaaaatggaCTTAGAtaagcaataattattaaatccaaaaaatcaatttaggATTTTGAATCGAACAATTTCttagtaacaaaaaaattatacttgatatactttaatttaatttcttaaaaaatttactttcattttaataaaataatttaaatgcaaatttgaaaattattcatgtGTAAGTTGACTTCGACGAGTTTTATTTGtctaagtttaaataaaatattcattataaattttaaaaattagtcgtTAAGTGCATTCAATTTATGTATacataaagaatttattttagtgatatttttttttgtattcaaaCGGTAATAGATAAACCAAccaatacattaaaaataacaaaatctgttatatttatttaaattatataccATCGTTGGAAAAACAAATAAGCTACgtcaaatttcttaaataaaagacTGTACAAATcgatcaaattattattttcatagctTAGTTTCTccgttaaaattaaataaattaatcatttactttaaaagtaaatgtataaattttgttgattcTTTGTGCTTCAGAGCACTATTTCATTACTCGAATaacaaactttaaataatacataaatcaAAATGATAGTAATGCAACTCTTAATGAAATTAGagcataaaaaaaactttataaaaaatggattttttttttattgtcacaAAGATGAAAAGTTCTTTGAAGTTTGGTGTAACTtcataaagtaaaaaaaaaaaaacaacttgatatttcaataaatacaaAATGTTAAGATTTATCTAAGACtaacaaacattttttcttttcaggAATCGTcgttctatttttaataacaatatgtttatatatatggttTGTCGTCTACAGTACATACAAGAGTTTAGAAATCAAAAAAGGAGGAATTACACATGAAATTCATAATGTTAAGAAAAGTAAATATGCATTAACACCTGGTGAAGGTACAAGTAATGGGAAAGTACGCTTACATTCTGGTACTCAAATTCCCTATGAAGTTTAAGACAATATTAActtaatgtaataataatgataataataataaatatattgattttaaaaaattcaagatctacaaaaatgaacaattttatgtcaaaaaattttataattcttatGGCTACTTGTGTGTATTTTTTGTTACCTAACTAAGTCAAAAcaaacattaaataataacgaatataaatatatatgaatgaataatcATTGTCTGGAGCAGCATAtgcaaagtaaataaataaaacggaAAGTAGAATGAGAAACTTTGATACGCAAATATATAATGTAGAGGCACGTAATGCGttcaattaattgttattaattgacTGTTACCTTTATTTTGATATGTAATTATGTTATGGCTATTTGGCTTCTGTTATCTTTTtacacgataaaaaaaataattttaatgttaaaaatacaGTCAATCGGATTTATTTATCCATTGAGTACAAAAATGTGTTCtccataaaataattttaggcttaagattttttcacgtaaacgaaataaataataaattaattaaaacataagGTATTGAGGAGTAACTTGAAGTTTTAAATCTAATTATCTTTGTttagattcatttttaaagaaattttgtaattgaattttaaagttaagcatattatatgtattttaaatgtgaaaattttaaaaagcctGCAATAAGTAGATTAGCTTCTCGTCCTTCTTCTTCTACTTCTTCgacttattattgttattcagTAAGTGTATTATGAATGTGCgatctatttattaataaagcttacaatatataatattaaaaagtatttttcttactttttttatcatgaaaatcttaaattttaataaatatttaatgtctATACTAATGCCCAGCTTTTTACTCTATATAACcataactttttattgaatCCCACTTAGAGGCGTTTCCAcgttaatgaaaaatatttttcgatgTTAACGAAAAACATGAAAAACTtttgtaagtaaataatttattgtattcaCATCAGAGAATCGAATAGAAACATTAACCCTTCGTTGGTCGCGCTATGAGCGAATCGCCGCCTAACAACTACTCAACCTATAGAGACTCGATATAGTGcgagcgagaaactaaaaaagacgCGACCAACGAAGGGTTAAAGAAGTGTATAGCCAAAGAGGATCACCAGCATTTAAAGTTTGCGACAAGTTGCAGATTTACTTCTTTCTTGGAACCAACCGATGAATAAATTGATTCTCCAGAATTTTAAGAGTAGTTTTTTGTTCTTTATTTTGAGgataattatcttattttaataCTCGTATCTTAGATATTATTAGCTAATTACTGAAACCAGAATATTACGGTTTGAAATATTACTTACCTGCAATCATTTTCTCCATAGATAAGTTATAAATTTGAGATGACGTGAAAAATGCTTTTGAGATTAAAgaccaaataattttttcttctaattaGAAGCCCGAAGACTCTGTTGGTGCTATCTTTTTGTCGTGCTGCGCTGTTGCGTA
Coding sequences within it:
- the LOC123259361 gene encoding uncharacterized protein LOC123259361; amino-acid sequence: MKVGLLKNFLHCFNLKQGTLLIAILQLFISGIIMTFFLLALAHAMDIQEMVARDSEEALEREAMEAISSMHQNTKRMDIAHHNATEKVYSMYCGLVISVIHFISTILLLYGILINNRHFMAPWMMVMMTTIVALFLSLFLVQQDCPFIAILGGKADMTERIVVLFLITICLYIWFVVYSTYKSLEIKKGGITHEIHNVKKSKYALTPGEGTSNGKVRLHSGTQIPYEV